In Halobacteriovorax sp. HLS, one DNA window encodes the following:
- a CDS encoding helix-turn-helix domain-containing protein, protein MKIDEIRLSKLIFTARKRKGFTQAYISKETGITQGTLSKIESGVCSVSAKHWFLLSKLLDIPSESVWSGLIDRGIKPARETEKNTYKLPKKYYQNAHSSVKEIISILEYVQRKEGVLKFEAYLAGLGIPEYFFYDLNNKINFLFAVDLLNHFYPGKVDEKLYEEIAELSKEEVFHGVHSIEYKKKNTALNLLKAYIDNASYYQDGYKYKIVKRNNESIEFVLESTSAENDQFEDILIPFKKAYLKSLTKMDDNSSLNFTVSKQDSTYTFKATTVLS, encoded by the coding sequence ATGAAAATCGACGAAATACGACTCTCAAAACTTATTTTTACCGCCAGAAAGCGAAAGGGCTTCACTCAGGCCTATATCTCCAAAGAAACTGGAATAACTCAAGGAACACTCTCAAAGATAGAGTCAGGAGTATGTTCCGTCTCTGCTAAGCATTGGTTTCTTCTCAGCAAGCTTCTAGATATACCTTCAGAGTCAGTTTGGAGCGGCTTAATCGATAGAGGAATAAAGCCGGCCAGAGAGACAGAAAAGAATACTTATAAGCTTCCTAAGAAATATTACCAGAATGCGCACTCAAGTGTTAAGGAAATAATATCCATATTGGAATATGTTCAACGAAAAGAAGGTGTTCTTAAGTTTGAAGCCTATTTAGCAGGCCTTGGTATACCTGAATATTTCTTTTACGATCTAAATAATAAAATTAACTTTCTCTTTGCAGTAGATTTATTAAATCACTTCTATCCTGGAAAAGTTGATGAAAAGTTATATGAAGAAATTGCTGAACTTTCAAAAGAAGAAGTATTTCATGGAGTTCACAGTATCGAGTACAAGAAAAAGAATACTGCTCTAAATCTACTGAAGGCCTATATAGATAATGCTTCTTACTATCAAGACGGCTACAAGTATAAAATAGTAAAAAGAAATAATGAGTCTATTGAGTTTGTCTTAGAGTCTACTTCTGCTGAAAATGATCAATTTGAAGATATTCTTATTCCGTTTAAGAAAGCTTATTTAAAGAGCTTAACCAAGATGGATGATAACTCTTCATTAAATTTCACAGTTTCTAAGCAAGATAGTACTTATACTTTTAAAGCAACCACTGTTCTATCGTAG
- a CDS encoding ferredoxin produces MNNKLKCHVFICTNCSYDQGDVTIEPSNELRDTTKELASKLWDKGQVRINKSGCLGKCSEGISCVIYPQQEWLTKLKQEDSQKIINAIDKLIK; encoded by the coding sequence ATGAATAACAAACTAAAATGCCATGTCTTTATTTGTACCAACTGCTCTTATGATCAGGGCGATGTTACGATTGAACCAAGTAATGAACTTAGAGATACAACCAAAGAACTAGCTAGCAAGCTATGGGACAAGGGCCAAGTGCGAATTAATAAGAGTGGTTGCCTTGGAAAATGCTCAGAAGGCATAAGCTGTGTTATCTACCCTCAACAAGAGTGGCTGACTAAGCTAAAGCAAGAAGACTCGCAAAAAATAATCAACGCCATTGATAAACTCATTAAATAG
- the hemB gene encoding porphobilinogen synthase, with protein MMISRPRRNRYREGIRKLVRENSLTVNDLIAPLFVIEGSNTEIPVASMPGQSRFSIDLLVKEVKELQSLGIPCVSLFPALDDTLKNSMATESYNDDGLFQRAIKEVKNACPDMIIMSDVAMDPYSSDGHDGIVDPKTGEIVNDETLDILAKMSISQAKAGSDIIGPSDMMDGRVGYIRDALDEEGFSKTSIMSYTAKYASAFYGPFRDALDSAPKSGDKLSYQMDFANKREALRETYLDEYEGADILMVKPGLSYLDIISKMRENTMLPIAAYNVSGEYAMVKAAAEKGWIDGEKVMMEMLMSFKRAGSDMILTYFAKEAAKILNH; from the coding sequence ATGATGATCTCGAGACCACGAAGAAATAGATATAGAGAAGGTATTAGAAAACTAGTTAGAGAAAATTCTCTCACTGTTAATGATCTTATTGCACCTCTATTTGTAATTGAAGGAAGTAATACGGAAATTCCTGTTGCATCAATGCCAGGCCAATCTCGATTTTCTATCGATTTATTAGTTAAAGAAGTTAAAGAGCTTCAGTCTCTTGGTATTCCATGTGTATCTCTATTTCCTGCACTAGATGACACTTTAAAGAACTCTATGGCAACTGAGTCATATAATGACGACGGACTCTTTCAAAGGGCCATTAAAGAAGTTAAAAACGCTTGTCCTGACATGATCATCATGAGTGATGTTGCCATGGACCCATACTCTAGTGATGGACATGATGGAATCGTGGACCCAAAAACTGGAGAGATAGTAAACGATGAAACACTAGATATTCTCGCCAAAATGTCTATTTCTCAGGCCAAGGCAGGAAGTGATATCATCGGTCCTTCAGACATGATGGATGGGAGAGTGGGCTATATTCGAGATGCTCTAGACGAAGAGGGTTTCAGTAAAACTTCAATTATGTCCTACACCGCAAAGTATGCATCTGCATTCTATGGACCTTTTAGAGACGCTCTTGATTCTGCTCCAAAAAGTGGAGATAAACTTTCTTACCAAATGGATTTTGCTAATAAGCGTGAAGCATTAAGAGAAACCTATCTTGATGAATATGAAGGTGCTGATATTCTTATGGTCAAGCCAGGGCTTAGTTACTTGGATATAATTTCTAAAATGAGAGAAAATACAATGCTTCCGATTGCTGCTTATAATGTTAGTGGGGAGTATGCCATGGTTAAAGCTGCTGCTGAAAAGGGCTGGATCGATGGAGAAAAAGTAATGATGGAAATGCTTATGTCTTTTAAAAGGGCAGGAAGCGATATGATTCTTACTTACTTTGCTAAAGAAGCCGCTAAGATTTTAAATCACTAA
- a CDS encoding TonB-dependent receptor: protein MSFNLSLNPEQKALSINLDSKIYGTFAEIGAGQEVARFFFRAGGAAGTIAKTISAYDMVVSDTIYGKEKSGRYVCEDRLAKMLRREYDQLETRLREQRGKDTRFFVFADTVAAKSYKSKGDGHGWLGVRFQHKEGAEPSECVIHVRLLDKDNLQQQEVLGVVGVNLIYSCFNHAESSDTFISSIEERLSTDRIEIDMVRTSGPAFKGVDNRVLSLELVKRNFCKAIMFDSDGSAMQATDELYKKNIMVCRGSFRPPTFVNMDMLDTGLTMFKKDLDKEEHKNIIVLPEISMSKLKDRGNVDTTDFLARVDILAALGHKVLITSFENFFELNNYLEKFSRKNVSFILGVYNLEEIFNFENYKDCALGPIASIGALFGQKTRLYVYPGHDEKNPDEKITISKIRVDPKLTFLIMYLMENGYMVDVENYNVSYSTIWSRTVLKMIQDGTDGWESMVPPLVSKTVKKKCLFGATKCDV, encoded by the coding sequence ATGAGTTTTAACTTATCGTTAAACCCTGAACAAAAAGCACTATCAATTAACTTAGATAGTAAAATCTATGGAACATTTGCTGAAATTGGCGCTGGACAAGAAGTCGCAAGGTTCTTTTTTAGGGCCGGTGGTGCTGCTGGAACTATTGCTAAAACTATATCGGCCTATGATATGGTCGTGTCTGATACGATTTATGGAAAAGAGAAGAGTGGTCGCTATGTTTGTGAAGATCGACTAGCAAAAATGCTTAGACGTGAGTATGACCAGTTAGAAACTCGTCTAAGAGAGCAACGTGGAAAAGACACTCGCTTCTTTGTTTTCGCCGACACAGTAGCAGCTAAGAGTTATAAGAGTAAAGGTGATGGCCACGGTTGGCTTGGTGTTAGATTTCAACATAAAGAAGGTGCAGAGCCTAGTGAGTGCGTAATTCATGTGCGCTTACTTGATAAGGACAATTTGCAACAGCAAGAAGTTTTAGGTGTCGTTGGTGTAAATCTCATCTATTCTTGTTTTAATCATGCAGAGTCTTCTGATACTTTTATCTCATCAATTGAAGAGCGACTTTCTACTGACAGAATAGAAATCGATATGGTTAGAACAAGCGGCCCTGCATTTAAAGGTGTCGATAATCGCGTACTTTCCTTAGAATTAGTAAAGAGAAACTTTTGTAAGGCCATTATGTTTGACTCTGATGGCTCTGCTATGCAGGCAACAGATGAGCTCTATAAGAAAAATATAATGGTTTGTAGAGGAAGCTTTAGGCCTCCGACATTTGTTAATATGGATATGCTCGATACAGGTCTTACTATGTTTAAAAAAGACCTAGATAAAGAAGAGCATAAAAATATTATTGTGTTGCCAGAAATAAGTATGAGTAAACTGAAAGATAGAGGAAATGTTGATACTACAGATTTTCTAGCAAGAGTAGATATCTTAGCAGCACTTGGACACAAGGTTTTAATTACGAGCTTTGAGAACTTCTTTGAGCTTAATAACTACCTGGAGAAGTTTTCTCGTAAGAATGTTTCATTTATTCTTGGTGTTTATAACCTTGAGGAGATCTTCAACTTTGAAAACTACAAGGACTGTGCTCTAGGTCCAATTGCTAGTATTGGTGCTCTCTTTGGTCAAAAAACAAGGTTGTACGTATATCCAGGTCACGATGAAAAGAATCCTGATGAGAAAATTACAATTTCAAAAATTAGAGTAGATCCTAAGCTGACTTTTTTAATAATGTACTTGATGGAAAATGGATATATGGTAGATGTTGAAAATTACAACGTTAGCTATAGCACCATATGGTCAAGAACAGTTCTAAAGATGATCCAAGATGGAACAGACGGATGGGAATCAATGGTTCCACCACTTGTGTCTAAGACAGTTAAGAAAAAGTGTTTATTTGGCGCAACTAAGTGTGATGTATAA
- a CDS encoding MBL fold metallo-hydrolase — protein MIFSKELILRQLFERETSTYTYIIYDKNSLEAVIIDPVRETIERDCKLIDDLELKLRWSLETHLHADHITSASQLSDKYNCKIAISSFAEVSKEGVTLLQDRQIVEINPSFKIEVIATPGHTNCSISFLINDMLFSGDTLLIRGCGRTDFQQGSNEQLFESVRTKLFSLPDMTRVFPGHNYKGELSSSILEEKKYNPRLKEDNSFDQFCSIMNNLNLSHPKQIEIALPANKVCGAQL, from the coding sequence ATGATTTTTTCAAAAGAGCTAATTTTACGACAACTATTTGAAAGAGAAACGAGTACTTATACATATATTATTTATGATAAGAACTCTCTTGAAGCCGTGATAATTGATCCTGTTCGAGAAACCATTGAGCGAGATTGTAAACTAATTGATGATTTAGAACTTAAGTTGCGTTGGAGTCTTGAAACTCACTTACATGCAGATCACATAACTAGCGCCTCTCAACTTTCAGACAAGTATAACTGCAAGATTGCAATTAGCTCATTTGCAGAAGTTTCAAAAGAAGGTGTTACTCTATTACAAGATAGACAAATAGTAGAAATAAACCCTTCGTTCAAAATTGAAGTTATCGCAACTCCGGGGCACACTAATTGCTCTATTTCCTTTTTAATCAACGATATGCTCTTTAGTGGAGATACTTTGTTGATTCGTGGTTGTGGTAGAACAGACTTCCAGCAAGGATCTAATGAGCAGCTCTTTGAAAGTGTTCGTACTAAACTTTTTAGCTTACCTGATATGACTCGTGTATTTCCAGGTCACAATTATAAGGGCGAACTCTCATCATCGATTTTAGAAGAGAAGAAATATAACCCAAGACTTAAAGAAGATAATTCCTTTGATCAATTTTGTTCTATTATGAATAACCTAAACCTGTCTCATCCAAAACAAATTGAGATTGCTCTTCCTGCCAATAAGGTTTGTGGGGCCCAATTATGA
- a CDS encoding SufE family protein yields the protein MSSIEQRISDIKAKFSSHANWEDKYKSVIAMGKDLGDFPEEHRTEENKVKGCQSQVWIHSDFSDGRVIFYADSDASIVKGIIALLLNVYSDSTPDEILATKPEFLEEIGLRQHLSMSRANGLSSMLKQISMYALAYKTKMQMGLI from the coding sequence ATGAGTTCTATTGAGCAGCGAATAAGTGATATTAAGGCCAAGTTCTCCTCTCATGCAAATTGGGAAGATAAGTACAAGTCAGTTATTGCAATGGGTAAAGATCTTGGAGATTTTCCTGAAGAGCATAGAACTGAAGAGAATAAGGTAAAGGGCTGTCAGAGTCAGGTATGGATTCACTCTGATTTTAGCGATGGAAGAGTTATTTTCTATGCAGATAGTGATGCATCTATCGTGAAGGGGATTATTGCCCTTCTTCTAAATGTTTACTCAGACTCAACACCTGATGAAATTCTGGCAACTAAGCCTGAGTTTTTAGAAGAGATTGGCCTAAGGCAACACTTATCAATGAGTCGTGCAAATGGACTAAGCTCTATGTTGAAACAGATTTCAATGTACGCGCTTGCTTATAAAACTAAAATGCAAATGGGGCTAATATAA
- a CDS encoding mechanosensitive ion channel family protein, with protein MTRLPIILLALFLSFSSVAGVYPKADFSSPRKTMLYFLKTMKGYKQGDQSGLRLATQALNLSSLDNASRVISGELAAKRLINTLDRIEYIDISKIPDNTNDLKIWIYKQERIVTAIGEKLLEISIAPNKDGQWKFTPITIDTIHEFEKTVANNEVAKGVIELKSWKSRLKSYFPAWTAERSFILLNGQWFALITLMFLGIVFEKIVRSIILIRITQFFSKRNIPFIEIKSKFLSAQGVFFFSGFWLFGLKFLELPDTILSTLMRLGIVSFTVASVFTTSQVVDVICQFLESKAKISENKFDDVLVPLIRKTAKFFVFAIGLIFIGDSLTLDMKNILAGLGIGGIAFALAAKDTISNLFGSLTVLIDRPFSIGDSVTIDGKIEGIVTEVGLRSTKIRTFYDSIISVPNGALINVHIDNLGKRNYRRYTTSIGLQYDTPAEKIEAFCEGIRQIILAHKWTRKDSFHVYFNNMGGSSLDILLYLFWQVPDRSAELQERHRLLIDILRLGKELEVDFAFPTQTLHIYNEEHAQKGPLDMPYLEKGKVAANEITSHPLSTKTHRSSADAESFKENEISL; from the coding sequence ATGACACGCTTACCAATTATTCTTTTAGCATTATTTTTGAGTTTTTCAAGTGTCGCCGGAGTCTATCCAAAAGCGGACTTTAGCTCTCCACGAAAAACCATGCTCTACTTTCTAAAAACAATGAAAGGTTATAAGCAAGGAGATCAAAGTGGTCTTAGGCTTGCGACACAGGCCCTTAACCTCTCGTCCTTAGATAATGCATCTAGAGTAATATCTGGAGAACTTGCTGCTAAGAGATTAATCAATACCCTTGATAGAATTGAGTATATTGATATTTCTAAAATACCTGACAATACCAACGATTTGAAAATTTGGATCTACAAGCAAGAAAGAATAGTTACTGCTATTGGGGAAAAGCTTCTTGAGATTTCTATCGCTCCCAATAAAGACGGACAATGGAAGTTTACTCCTATAACTATAGACACCATTCATGAGTTTGAGAAAACTGTGGCAAATAATGAGGTGGCAAAAGGTGTCATTGAATTAAAATCCTGGAAGTCTAGGTTAAAGTCTTACTTTCCTGCATGGACTGCTGAGAGATCTTTCATTCTACTAAATGGACAATGGTTTGCTCTCATTACACTAATGTTCTTAGGAATAGTATTTGAAAAAATAGTTCGTTCAATCATTCTCATTCGTATAACGCAATTCTTTTCAAAGAGAAATATTCCATTTATAGAAATTAAGTCTAAGTTCCTCTCTGCTCAGGGAGTTTTCTTCTTTAGTGGTTTTTGGTTATTCGGTCTTAAGTTTTTAGAGCTTCCTGATACTATCCTCAGTACATTAATGAGGCTAGGGATTGTTTCATTCACTGTCGCTTCCGTTTTTACAACATCACAGGTAGTAGATGTAATCTGCCAATTTCTTGAAAGTAAAGCTAAGATATCTGAAAATAAATTTGACGATGTTCTAGTCCCCCTTATTAGAAAAACGGCCAAGTTCTTTGTCTTTGCTATAGGTCTTATCTTTATTGGAGATAGTCTGACTCTGGATATGAAAAATATCCTCGCAGGTCTTGGTATTGGTGGTATAGCCTTTGCCCTTGCTGCTAAAGATACAATCTCAAATCTATTTGGCTCACTAACAGTTCTGATTGATCGTCCTTTTAGTATCGGAGATAGCGTAACTATTGATGGTAAAATTGAAGGGATTGTTACAGAGGTTGGTCTTAGAAGTACAAAGATTAGAACTTTCTATGATTCAATTATCTCTGTACCAAATGGAGCCTTAATTAATGTTCACATCGATAACCTCGGTAAGAGAAATTATAGAAGATACACAACATCTATTGGACTACAGTACGATACTCCAGCAGAGAAAATAGAGGCCTTCTGCGAAGGTATTCGTCAAATTATTCTTGCCCATAAATGGACGCGAAAAGATTCTTTTCACGTGTACTTTAATAATATGGGGGGTTCTAGTTTAGATATTCTGCTATACTTATTTTGGCAAGTTCCAGATAGGTCTGCAGAGCTTCAAGAGAGACACAGACTTCTAATTGATATTCTTCGCCTAGGCAAAGAATTAGAAGTGGACTTCGCTTTCCCTACTCAAACTCTGCACATTTATAATGAAGAGCACGCCCAAAAAGGGCCGCTAGATATGCCATACTTAGAAAAAGGTAAAGTCGCGGCCAATGAGATTACTTCGCATCCATTAAGTACAAAGACTCATAGAAGTAGTGCAGATGCTGAGAGTTTTAAAGAAAATGAGATCTCGCTATAA
- a CDS encoding flagellar hook protein FlgE, with the protein MSLLNSINISSNTSNSLSKKMEIVGDNINNAGTAGFKGSRAEFSEVLSSQAMGVDGGQQQGMGAVIDDSTRDISQGTLKSTSSMTDLAIDGKGFFVVETKFGKAYSRDGSFHFDREGHLVNSDGHKVLGFAGKEGQESAAVAPLKISRKELPAKATTNVSMHMNLDARENNKVFDPLDPNETSSYQRSMTVLDSKGEQRNIDVYFTKTADNTWTYNAMVDGADLDPAVDGKQIVGTGAVNFDAQGNMIGDSSMDISANFKDTGNQEINISLTNNGNKTTQLGTTSNVHSNKRDGSEAAGVVGLGFDQGGAMTLRFSNGESEQIGKIAVASFTSEQGLRRVGQNLYTENASSGQASLGKSGEDGRGDVLTSVIEQSNVDLTNNFIDLMTTQKSFSANAQALSAADGLLQKVIALR; encoded by the coding sequence ATGAGTCTTTTAAATTCAATAAATATCTCAAGCAACACATCTAATAGCCTTTCTAAGAAAATGGAAATTGTCGGTGACAATATTAATAATGCTGGAACAGCGGGCTTTAAAGGTTCTCGAGCAGAGTTCTCAGAAGTGCTCTCTAGCCAAGCCATGGGCGTAGATGGAGGCCAGCAGCAGGGAATGGGTGCTGTTATTGATGATTCTACTCGAGATATTTCTCAGGGGACCCTTAAAAGTACTAGTTCAATGACTGATTTAGCTATTGATGGAAAAGGCTTCTTTGTTGTTGAAACAAAGTTTGGTAAGGCCTATTCAAGAGATGGATCTTTTCATTTTGATAGAGAAGGTCACTTGGTAAATAGTGACGGTCACAAGGTATTGGGCTTTGCTGGCAAAGAGGGACAAGAATCAGCAGCTGTAGCTCCACTTAAAATTTCAAGAAAAGAACTTCCGGCAAAAGCAACGACAAATGTAAGTATGCATATGAACCTAGACGCTAGAGAAAATAATAAGGTTTTTGATCCTCTAGATCCAAATGAAACAAGCAGCTATCAACGCTCAATGACTGTTTTAGATAGTAAAGGTGAGCAAAGAAATATTGATGTCTACTTTACAAAAACGGCCGACAATACTTGGACATATAATGCAATGGTGGATGGTGCAGATCTAGACCCTGCTGTTGATGGAAAACAAATTGTTGGGACAGGAGCAGTAAATTTTGATGCTCAAGGAAATATGATTGGTGACTCTTCAATGGATATTTCTGCTAATTTTAAAGATACTGGAAATCAAGAAATTAATATTTCTCTAACTAATAATGGAAATAAAACAACACAATTAGGAACGACTTCAAATGTTCACTCAAATAAGAGAGACGGTAGCGAAGCCGCAGGTGTTGTTGGCCTTGGTTTCGATCAGGGTGGAGCAATGACTCTTAGATTTTCAAATGGAGAAAGTGAACAAATTGGTAAGATCGCTGTGGCCAGCTTCACTAGTGAGCAAGGCCTTAGACGAGTAGGCCAAAACCTTTACACCGAAAATGCATCTAGTGGACAAGCAAGTCTTGGTAAAAGTGGTGAAGATGGCAGAGGTGATGTACTTACAAGCGTGATTGAGCAATCAAATGTAGACTTAACTAATAACTTTATAGACCTAATGACTACTCAGAAGAGCTTTTCAGCAAATGCTCAAGCTCTAAGTGCAGCTGATGGACTATTACAGAAAGTTATTGCTCTACGATAG
- a CDS encoding response regulator, whose protein sequence is MANAQLDCLIIDDEKDICEVLKIYCENLGVFRNIIVARDGIVGTNKLHNQKFGLILLDINMPKKSGLDVLKEFEGDHKNSFDSVIVVSGELDKTKLSAILGKGVKNFIIKPFTEAQFQEKVIPILKANLAKAKK, encoded by the coding sequence ATGGCAAATGCACAGTTAGATTGTTTAATTATTGATGATGAAAAAGATATTTGTGAAGTCTTAAAGATATACTGTGAAAATCTAGGTGTATTTAGAAATATTATTGTCGCTAGAGATGGTATTGTCGGAACTAATAAATTACACAATCAAAAGTTTGGATTGATTCTTCTAGATATAAATATGCCAAAGAAGTCAGGTCTTGATGTTCTAAAAGAGTTCGAAGGTGATCACAAGAATAGTTTTGATAGTGTCATCGTTGTTTCTGGTGAGCTTGATAAGACTAAGCTTAGCGCTATTCTAGGAAAAGGCGTTAAGAACTTTATAATTAAACCTTTTACTGAAGCTCAATTCCAAGAAAAAGTTATTCCTATTCTAAAAGCGAATCTCGCTAAAGCTAAAAAATAG
- a CDS encoding serine protease, translating into MHRKLVLLLLLLTTQSMAHRKVIYGVDNRVEAEQFPDHRFVEASESVASVVWSNKLIQDPLMPQIYNFKKVSLQFTYNICREEKFSQQVPLGNCTAFLVAPDLVLTAGHCISDQSQCEQSKFVFDHKEDTIELDQSQVYSCKKIIERKLINDPFKVKDFALIQLDRTVSNRSPLSLRPTGKVEKNTPLVVIGHPLGLPMKTTDDAIVSKLSARTMFTSLTGIFKFKNYFITNTDTYGGNSGSPVFNEQTGLVEGMLIQGANDFYETKDGCMRSNIIKDSRKNRDEKVLRILSVDNLSNHIRDSYHRALSE; encoded by the coding sequence ATGCATAGAAAACTAGTCCTACTACTGCTACTTTTAACTACACAATCGATGGCCCATAGAAAGGTTATCTATGGAGTAGATAATCGTGTTGAAGCAGAGCAGTTTCCGGATCATAGATTCGTTGAGGCCTCTGAGTCAGTTGCAAGTGTCGTCTGGTCAAATAAGTTAATCCAAGATCCTTTGATGCCACAAATTTATAATTTCAAGAAAGTTTCACTTCAGTTCACTTACAATATTTGTAGGGAAGAAAAATTCAGCCAACAAGTGCCTCTAGGAAATTGTACTGCTTTTTTGGTTGCTCCAGACTTAGTGCTTACAGCAGGCCATTGCATTTCTGATCAATCTCAGTGTGAGCAAAGCAAATTCGTATTTGATCATAAAGAAGATACTATTGAACTAGATCAATCCCAGGTCTATTCGTGCAAGAAAATCATCGAAAGAAAGTTAATTAATGATCCATTTAAAGTTAAAGATTTTGCTCTCATTCAATTAGATAGAACCGTTTCAAATCGCTCACCTCTATCTCTAAGGCCAACAGGAAAAGTTGAAAAGAATACTCCTCTTGTCGTTATAGGACATCCACTAGGTCTGCCAATGAAAACAACTGATGATGCTATAGTTAGCAAATTAAGTGCTAGAACTATGTTTACTTCTCTTACAGGTATATTTAAATTTAAAAACTACTTTATCACAAACACTGATACCTATGGAGGCAATAGTGGTTCCCCGGTATTTAATGAACAGACCGGCCTAGTAGAAGGAATGCTTATTCAAGGAGCAAATGATTTCTATGAAACTAAAGATGGTTGTATGCGATCAAATATAATCAAAGATAGTAGAAAAAATAGAGACGAAAAAGTTTTAAGAATTCTAAGTGTAGATAATTTATCTAATCACATAAGGGACTCCTATCACAGGGCCCTTAGTGAGTAG